In one Lolium rigidum isolate FL_2022 chromosome 3, APGP_CSIRO_Lrig_0.1, whole genome shotgun sequence genomic region, the following are encoded:
- the LOC124698524 gene encoding uncharacterized protein LOC124698524 isoform X2: MGCFSSKPDDASAIRRRPASIGEVAVFVPGLRVPEPLELPPPPLTDSLPRRLTERLALSRGRIAAMAAREALAVTRPRRRAITQHGGSTSADLVQALEEYLPVVLGMTKDGSQLEDKIQYSWMNQEDDAEETALTSAWYEVLSVLHMMAMLRLSQANSLLLPKTSLEGYHTKVSEENKRASVEIFLKAAGHLECAMQHVLPRMSPEKRKGLPVDLSEGVLKATCMQALGQAIDVQLGLAIDSPKATLAVKRRLACEMVKCWQQAHESIADLPLLDGWGEKHRLFIKWKHMEAKVILSCRPRRTTTMG, encoded by the exons ATGGGGTGCTTCAGCTCCAAGCCGGATGACGCCAGTGCCATTAGGAGGCGACCGGCGAGCATCGGCGAGGTGGCCGTGTTTGTGCCCGGGTTGCGGGTCCCCGAGCCCTTGGAGCTGCCTCCGCCACCGCTCACCGACAGCCTGCCGAGGAGGCTCACCGAGCGTCTGGCGTTGTCGAGGGGCCGGATCGCGGCCATGGCCGCTCGCGAGGCGCTGGCCGTGACCAGGCCCCGGAGACGCGCCATCACACAGCATG GTGGCTCCACGTCAGCTGATCTTGTGCAGGCTCTGGAGGAGTACTTGCCAGTTGTTCTAGGAATGACAAAAGATG GGAGCCAGTTGGAAGATAAGATACAGTACTCATGGATGAACCAGGAAGATGATGCAGAG GAAACGGCATTAACCAGTGCCTGGTACGAGGTGCTGTCAGTGCTGCACATGATGGCGATGTTGCGTTTATCCCAAGCAAATTCGCTGCTCCTTCCCAAGACATCACTCGAGGGGTACCACACCAAAGTATCTGAAG AGAACAAGCGAGCTTCAGTGGAGATATTCCTCAAGGCAGCCGGGCACCTAGAGTGCGCCATGCAGCATGTTCTTCCCAGGATGTCGCCTGAAAAGAG GAAAGGTCTTCCTGTGGACTTGTCTGAAGGTGTCCTGAAAGCTACCTGCATGCAAGCCCTTGGTCAG GCGATCGATGTTCAACTTGGGCTGGCGATCGACAGCCCAAAGGCCACCCTGGCAGTAAAAAGGAGGCTGGCATGTGAGATGGTCAAGTGCTGGCAGCAG GCACATGAAAGCATTGCGGACCTACCCCTGCTCGACGGCTGGGGCGAGAAGCACAGACTCTTCATCAAGTGGAAGCACATGGAAGCAAAA GTAATACTATCATGCAGGCCGCGGCGTACTACTACCATGGGCTGA
- the LOC124698524 gene encoding uncharacterized protein LOC124698524 isoform X1 has protein sequence MGCFSSKPDDASAIRRRPASIGEVAVFVPGLRVPEPLELPPPPLTDSLPRRLTERLALSRGRIAAMAAREALAVTRPRRRAITQHGGSTSADLVQALEEYLPVVLGMTKDGSQLEDKIQYSWMNQEDDAEETALTSAWYEVLSVLHMMAMLRLSQANSLLLPKTSLEGYHTKVSEENKRASVEIFLKAAGHLECAMQHVLPRMSPEKRKGLPVDLSEGVLKATCMQALGQAIDVQLGLAIDSPKATLAVKRRLACEMVKCWQQAHESIADLPLLDGWGEKHRLFIKWKHMEAKAAAYYYHGLILDEGNSEKSHRAAVAALQSAEEFLKESRAASEEFHAASPVSKSPVLWGSMKYLHDKIHKDSSCKVRINKDLYSNIDRTTHETAAPELPDFAVALKPEDYRLPRTDAASVND, from the exons ATGGGGTGCTTCAGCTCCAAGCCGGATGACGCCAGTGCCATTAGGAGGCGACCGGCGAGCATCGGCGAGGTGGCCGTGTTTGTGCCCGGGTTGCGGGTCCCCGAGCCCTTGGAGCTGCCTCCGCCACCGCTCACCGACAGCCTGCCGAGGAGGCTCACCGAGCGTCTGGCGTTGTCGAGGGGCCGGATCGCGGCCATGGCCGCTCGCGAGGCGCTGGCCGTGACCAGGCCCCGGAGACGCGCCATCACACAGCATG GTGGCTCCACGTCAGCTGATCTTGTGCAGGCTCTGGAGGAGTACTTGCCAGTTGTTCTAGGAATGACAAAAGATG GGAGCCAGTTGGAAGATAAGATACAGTACTCATGGATGAACCAGGAAGATGATGCAGAG GAAACGGCATTAACCAGTGCCTGGTACGAGGTGCTGTCAGTGCTGCACATGATGGCGATGTTGCGTTTATCCCAAGCAAATTCGCTGCTCCTTCCCAAGACATCACTCGAGGGGTACCACACCAAAGTATCTGAAG AGAACAAGCGAGCTTCAGTGGAGATATTCCTCAAGGCAGCCGGGCACCTAGAGTGCGCCATGCAGCATGTTCTTCCCAGGATGTCGCCTGAAAAGAG GAAAGGTCTTCCTGTGGACTTGTCTGAAGGTGTCCTGAAAGCTACCTGCATGCAAGCCCTTGGTCAG GCGATCGATGTTCAACTTGGGCTGGCGATCGACAGCCCAAAGGCCACCCTGGCAGTAAAAAGGAGGCTGGCATGTGAGATGGTCAAGTGCTGGCAGCAG GCACATGAAAGCATTGCGGACCTACCCCTGCTCGACGGCTGGGGCGAGAAGCACAGACTCTTCATCAAGTGGAAGCACATGGAAGCAAAA GCCGCGGCGTACTACTACCATGGGCTGATCCTGGACGAGGGCAACAGCGAGAAGTCTCACCGGGCGGCCGTGGCGGCACTGCAGTCCGCGGAGGAGTTCCTGAAGGAGAGCCGAGCCGCCAGCGAGGAGTTCCATGCCGCATCCCCTGTTTCAAA GAGCCCAGTGTTGTGGGGATCGATGAAGTACCTACACGACAAGATCCACAAGGACTCCTCCTGCAAAGTCCGCATCAACAAGGACCTCTACAGCAACATCGACAGGACGACTCATGAGACGGCGGCGCCAGAGCTGCCGGACTTCGCAGTGGCTCTCAAGCCGGAGGACTATCGGCTTCCTCGCACAGACGCTGCTTCTGTAAATGACTAG